The following proteins come from a genomic window of Miscanthus floridulus cultivar M001 chromosome 2, ASM1932011v1, whole genome shotgun sequence:
- the LOC136535714 gene encoding splicing factor U2af large subunit A-like isoform X2: MSRKIHGENDSERITSEGTAARTRPLSIKDIMLWREKKAASESKKAKEGLENGKGKSTHLEQGREHKSRKDPRDMPVEGSRKEKSRDATREGSKKENPRHIPRKNPKKEDMRYAPKEVSKKDNSRDRPNTGAKMDDLKDAPKVLLKEGLGDAPKKASKKQRPSGDDNHSVRKDKGIHHSQKLVTNMSGRADESKDRNLSEIRERKGDVMRSEYQKEPGKRWNDEAVGDDKIKFKSEKLRNETKRKDRSFDNERRSEVDRPMLKKQDSARFQDSKHSDRNAGRNEYAKPYHEEPGFKRRRSRSRDHDRERYGRSISPPLREERYNYHGRDFGNYPPYYSMEKSRRKYAEVDKQRSSGSGGYIGGSHQKYESRLGGYSPRKKKTSLQAEQATTKTPSKVIQSPEKKSATWDQPPVKANQSNFPTTFMPTVGQMAPTPFSFSAIKKDPSTTVETMLAGNSLTADSVQLTQATRPFRRLHIENLPDSATEDKLIDCLNDFLLPTGIKPQRSKPCLSCTINREKRQAFVEFLTPEDATAALSFDGRSLNGSALRIRRPKEYVETVNVTPKKPAEETALISDVVADSPHKIFIAGIAGVISSEMLMEIVSAFGPLAAYHFVFNSELGGPCAFLEYADRSITSKACAGLNGMMLGGCVLTAVHVFPNPPVEAANEAFPFYGIPDNAKSLLKEPTKVLQLKNVFEREEYMLLSKSELEETLEDVRVECTRFGAVKSVNVLEYPAGGGSAAEDNIVELMIECIEFADTENIAKAVSEYSVPINQSIDVLNHSEALETKDVDLIPESQDQKDKHFPSNAALCESKAPVADEDTELDETQSRAALPTSQHAEAGHTEAAVDGNKHTGVGEVDDDAVEKSHQDPRTSETCSPAEPTDKVAKPGRYSEQQERGADDVTEDRPEKVPAVETSDTGFVFEPGSVLVEFMRKEAACIAAHSLHGRRFGNRTVQAGYAPYDLYLQKYPR, from the exons ATGAGTAGAAAGATACATGGTGAAAATGACTCTGAGAGAATCACTAGTGAAGGTACAGCTGCCCGCACAAGACCTCTAAGCATTAAGGACATTATGCTGTGGCGTGAAAAGAAGGCTGCATCAGAATCTAAGAAAGCCAAGGAAGGGCTAGAAAATGGTAAGGGCAAATCCACTCACTTGGAACAAGGAAGAGAACACAAAAGCAGAAAGGATCCCAGAGATATGCCTGTGGAGGGTTCAAGAAAGGAGAAGAGTAGAGATGCAACAAGGGAGGGCTCCAAGAAAGAAAATCCAAGACATATACCAAGGAAAAATCCAAAAAAGGAGGACATGAGATATGCACCAAAGGAGGTATCCAAGAAGGACAACTCTAGAGATAGGCCAAACACTGGTGCGAAGATGGATGACCTGAAAGATGCACCAAAGGTCCTGTTGAAGGAAGGCCTGGGAGATGCACCAAAGAAGGCTTCCAAGAAACAGAGGCCCTCAGGAGACGATAATCATTCAGTTAGGAAAGACAAAGGCATTCATCATTCTCAGAAACTTGTCACAAACATGAGTGGTCGGGCTGATGAAAGCAAAGATAGAAATCTTAGCGAGATCAGAGAAAGAAAGGGTGATGTAATGAGATCTGAGTATCAAAAGGAACCTGGAAAAAGATGGAATGATGAAGCTGTTGGTGATGATAAAATAAAGTTTAAGAGTGAGAAGCTTCGAAATGAGACAAAGAGAAAAGACCGTAGCTTTGATAATGAGAGGAGGTCAGAGGTAGATCGACCAATGTTGAAGAAACAGGATTCTGCACGGTTCCAAGATTCCAAGCATTCTGATAGAAATGCTGGAAGGAATGAGTATGCAAAACCATACCATGAAGAACCAGGGTTTAAAAGGAGAAGGTCCAGAAGCAGGGATCATGATCGAGAAAGATACGGCAGGTCTATCTCACCACCACTAAGGGAAGAAAGGTATAATTACCATGGACGTGATTTTGGCAATTATCCTCCATACTACTCTATGGAGAAATCAAGGAGGAAGTATGCTGAAGTTGATAAACAAAGATCGTCTGGGAGTGGAGGATACATTGGTGGGTCGCACCAGAAATATGAAAGCCGTCTTGGTGGATACTCACCAAGGAAAAAGAAAACATCACTGCAAGCTGAGCAGGCAACTACCAAGACTCCTTCCAAGGTCATTCAGTCCCCAGAAAAGAAATCAGCCACATGGGATCAGCCTCCTGTTAAAGCAAACCAATCTAACTTCCCTACCACTTTCATGCCAACTGTTGGCCAGATGGCTCCTACTCCATTCAGTTTCAGCGCGATAAAGAAGGACCCTTCAACTACAGTTGAGACCATGTTGGCGGGTAATAGTTTGACTGCAGATTCTGTCCAGCTTACACAAGCAACACGCCCATTCAGGAGGTTGCACATTGAAAATTTGCCTGATTCAGCTACGGAGGATAAGTTGATTGACTGCTTGAATGACTTCTTATTGCCTACTGGCATTAAACCCCAGCGGTCTAAACCATGCCTCAGTTGCACG ATAAACAGAGAAAAACGTCAGGCATTCGTGGAATTTCTTACACCAGAGGATGCTACAGCAGCTCTTTCTTTTGATGGAAGGTCTCTAAACGGATCTGCTTTGAGAATTCGACGCCCCAAAGAATATGTTGAAACGGTG AATGTAACCCCTAAGAAGCCTGCTGAAGAGACTGCTTTAATATCTGACGTTGTTGCAGATTCACCACACAAG ATTTTCATAGCGGGGATTGCTGGAGTGATCTCATCTGAGATG CTAATGGAGATTGTTAGTGCATTTGGCCCATTGGCTGCGTACCACTTTGTTTTTAACAGTGAGCTCGGTGGACCCTGTGCATTTCTTGAG TATGCCGATCGCTCCATTACTTCTAAGGCATGTGCTGGCCTCAATGGGATGATGCTTGGTGGATGTGTACTGACTGCTGTGCATGTGTTTCCTAATCCTCCTGTGGAG GCTGCTAATGAGGCTTTCCCATTTTATGGTATTCCTGACAACGCCAAATCGCTTCTGAAAGAACCAACAAAGGTCCTGCAGCTAAAAAATGTG TTTGAACGAGAAGAGTATATGCTACTTTCAAAATCTGAGCTGGAAGAAACTTTGGAAGATGTACGTGTTGAATGTACGAG GTTTGGAGCAGTCAAATCTGTAAATGTACTTGAGTATCCTGCTGGTGGTGGTAGTGCTGCAGAGGATAACATAGTTGAGCTCATGATTGAATGCATTGAATTTGCTGATACTGAAAACATTGCAAAGGCTGTATCAGAATATTCTGTACCGATCAATCAGAGCATAGATGTTCTAAATCATTCTGAAGCTTTGGAAACTAAAGATGTAGATCTTATTCCAGAGAGTCAAGATCAGAAGGACAAACACTTCCCATCAAATGCAGCACTTTGTGAGAGTAAAGCGCCTGTAGCAGATGAGGACACAGAGCTTGATGAAACTCAGTCTAGAGCTGCTCTCCCCACGTCACAACATGCTGAAGCTGGTCATACTGAAGCAGCTGTGGATGGGAATAAACATACAGGAGTAGGGGAGGTGGACGATGATGCAGTAGAAAAGAGTCATCAAGACCCAAGAACCTCAGAGACCTGTAGTCCTGCTGAACCTACAGACAAAGTGGCGAAACCTGGAAGGTACTCTGAACAACAAGAACGAGGTGCTGATGATGTGACTGAAGATCGTCCAGAAAAAGTCCCAGCTGTTGAGACCAGTGACACTGGTTTCGTGTTTGAACCTGGTTCTGTGCTTGTGGAGTTCATGCGGAAGGAGGCTGCATGCATCGCCGCACATTCCTTGCATGGACGGCGCTTCGGGAACAGAACTGTGCAAGCTGGATATGCTCCATACGATCTCTACTTGCAGAAATACCCAAGGTGA
- the LOC136535714 gene encoding splicing factor U2af large subunit A-like isoform X1 gives MSRKIHGENDSERITSEGTAARTRPLSIKDIMLWREKKAASESKKAKEGLENGKGKSTHLEQGREHKSRKDPRDMPVEGSRKEKSRDATREGSKKENPRHIPRKNPKKEDMRYAPKEVSKKDNSRDRPNTGAKMDDLKDAPKVLLKEGLGDAPKKASKKQRPSGDDNHSVRKDKGIHHSQKLVTNMSGRADESKDRNLSEIRERKGDVMRSEYQKEPGKRWNDEAVGDDKIKFKSEKLRNETKRKDRSFDNERRSEVDRPMLKKQDSARFQDSKHSDRNAGRNEYAKPYHEEPGFKRRRSRSRDHDRERYGRSISPPLREERYNYHGRDFGNYPPYYSMEKSRRKYAEVDKQRSSGSGGYIGGSHQKYESRLGGYSPRKKKTSLQAEQATTKTPSKVIQSPEKKSATWDQPPVKANQSNFPTTFMPTVGQMAPTPFSFSAIKKDPSTTVETMLAGNSLTADSVQLTQATRPFRRLHIENLPDSATEDKLIDCLNDFLLPTGIKPQRSKPCLSCTINREKRQAFVEFLTPEDATAALSFDGRSLNGSALRIRRPKEYVETVNVTPKKPAEETALISDVVADSPHKIFIAGIAGVISSEMLMEIVSAFGPLAAYHFVFNSELGGPCAFLEYADRSITSKACAGLNGMMLGGCVLTAVHVFPNPPVELNFQAANEAFPFYGIPDNAKSLLKEPTKVLQLKNVFEREEYMLLSKSELEETLEDVRVECTRFGAVKSVNVLEYPAGGGSAAEDNIVELMIECIEFADTENIAKAVSEYSVPINQSIDVLNHSEALETKDVDLIPESQDQKDKHFPSNAALCESKAPVADEDTELDETQSRAALPTSQHAEAGHTEAAVDGNKHTGVGEVDDDAVEKSHQDPRTSETCSPAEPTDKVAKPGRYSEQQERGADDVTEDRPEKVPAVETSDTGFVFEPGSVLVEFMRKEAACIAAHSLHGRRFGNRTVQAGYAPYDLYLQKYPR, from the exons ATGAGTAGAAAGATACATGGTGAAAATGACTCTGAGAGAATCACTAGTGAAGGTACAGCTGCCCGCACAAGACCTCTAAGCATTAAGGACATTATGCTGTGGCGTGAAAAGAAGGCTGCATCAGAATCTAAGAAAGCCAAGGAAGGGCTAGAAAATGGTAAGGGCAAATCCACTCACTTGGAACAAGGAAGAGAACACAAAAGCAGAAAGGATCCCAGAGATATGCCTGTGGAGGGTTCAAGAAAGGAGAAGAGTAGAGATGCAACAAGGGAGGGCTCCAAGAAAGAAAATCCAAGACATATACCAAGGAAAAATCCAAAAAAGGAGGACATGAGATATGCACCAAAGGAGGTATCCAAGAAGGACAACTCTAGAGATAGGCCAAACACTGGTGCGAAGATGGATGACCTGAAAGATGCACCAAAGGTCCTGTTGAAGGAAGGCCTGGGAGATGCACCAAAGAAGGCTTCCAAGAAACAGAGGCCCTCAGGAGACGATAATCATTCAGTTAGGAAAGACAAAGGCATTCATCATTCTCAGAAACTTGTCACAAACATGAGTGGTCGGGCTGATGAAAGCAAAGATAGAAATCTTAGCGAGATCAGAGAAAGAAAGGGTGATGTAATGAGATCTGAGTATCAAAAGGAACCTGGAAAAAGATGGAATGATGAAGCTGTTGGTGATGATAAAATAAAGTTTAAGAGTGAGAAGCTTCGAAATGAGACAAAGAGAAAAGACCGTAGCTTTGATAATGAGAGGAGGTCAGAGGTAGATCGACCAATGTTGAAGAAACAGGATTCTGCACGGTTCCAAGATTCCAAGCATTCTGATAGAAATGCTGGAAGGAATGAGTATGCAAAACCATACCATGAAGAACCAGGGTTTAAAAGGAGAAGGTCCAGAAGCAGGGATCATGATCGAGAAAGATACGGCAGGTCTATCTCACCACCACTAAGGGAAGAAAGGTATAATTACCATGGACGTGATTTTGGCAATTATCCTCCATACTACTCTATGGAGAAATCAAGGAGGAAGTATGCTGAAGTTGATAAACAAAGATCGTCTGGGAGTGGAGGATACATTGGTGGGTCGCACCAGAAATATGAAAGCCGTCTTGGTGGATACTCACCAAGGAAAAAGAAAACATCACTGCAAGCTGAGCAGGCAACTACCAAGACTCCTTCCAAGGTCATTCAGTCCCCAGAAAAGAAATCAGCCACATGGGATCAGCCTCCTGTTAAAGCAAACCAATCTAACTTCCCTACCACTTTCATGCCAACTGTTGGCCAGATGGCTCCTACTCCATTCAGTTTCAGCGCGATAAAGAAGGACCCTTCAACTACAGTTGAGACCATGTTGGCGGGTAATAGTTTGACTGCAGATTCTGTCCAGCTTACACAAGCAACACGCCCATTCAGGAGGTTGCACATTGAAAATTTGCCTGATTCAGCTACGGAGGATAAGTTGATTGACTGCTTGAATGACTTCTTATTGCCTACTGGCATTAAACCCCAGCGGTCTAAACCATGCCTCAGTTGCACG ATAAACAGAGAAAAACGTCAGGCATTCGTGGAATTTCTTACACCAGAGGATGCTACAGCAGCTCTTTCTTTTGATGGAAGGTCTCTAAACGGATCTGCTTTGAGAATTCGACGCCCCAAAGAATATGTTGAAACGGTG AATGTAACCCCTAAGAAGCCTGCTGAAGAGACTGCTTTAATATCTGACGTTGTTGCAGATTCACCACACAAG ATTTTCATAGCGGGGATTGCTGGAGTGATCTCATCTGAGATG CTAATGGAGATTGTTAGTGCATTTGGCCCATTGGCTGCGTACCACTTTGTTTTTAACAGTGAGCTCGGTGGACCCTGTGCATTTCTTGAG TATGCCGATCGCTCCATTACTTCTAAGGCATGTGCTGGCCTCAATGGGATGATGCTTGGTGGATGTGTACTGACTGCTGTGCATGTGTTTCCTAATCCTCCTGTGGAG TTGAATTTTCAGGCTGCTAATGAGGCTTTCCCATTTTATGGTATTCCTGACAACGCCAAATCGCTTCTGAAAGAACCAACAAAGGTCCTGCAGCTAAAAAATGTG TTTGAACGAGAAGAGTATATGCTACTTTCAAAATCTGAGCTGGAAGAAACTTTGGAAGATGTACGTGTTGAATGTACGAG GTTTGGAGCAGTCAAATCTGTAAATGTACTTGAGTATCCTGCTGGTGGTGGTAGTGCTGCAGAGGATAACATAGTTGAGCTCATGATTGAATGCATTGAATTTGCTGATACTGAAAACATTGCAAAGGCTGTATCAGAATATTCTGTACCGATCAATCAGAGCATAGATGTTCTAAATCATTCTGAAGCTTTGGAAACTAAAGATGTAGATCTTATTCCAGAGAGTCAAGATCAGAAGGACAAACACTTCCCATCAAATGCAGCACTTTGTGAGAGTAAAGCGCCTGTAGCAGATGAGGACACAGAGCTTGATGAAACTCAGTCTAGAGCTGCTCTCCCCACGTCACAACATGCTGAAGCTGGTCATACTGAAGCAGCTGTGGATGGGAATAAACATACAGGAGTAGGGGAGGTGGACGATGATGCAGTAGAAAAGAGTCATCAAGACCCAAGAACCTCAGAGACCTGTAGTCCTGCTGAACCTACAGACAAAGTGGCGAAACCTGGAAGGTACTCTGAACAACAAGAACGAGGTGCTGATGATGTGACTGAAGATCGTCCAGAAAAAGTCCCAGCTGTTGAGACCAGTGACACTGGTTTCGTGTTTGAACCTGGTTCTGTGCTTGTGGAGTTCATGCGGAAGGAGGCTGCATGCATCGCCGCACATTCCTTGCATGGACGGCGCTTCGGGAACAGAACTGTGCAAGCTGGATATGCTCCATACGATCTCTACTTGCAGAAATACCCAAGGTGA